A genomic region of Sulfurimonas hongkongensis contains the following coding sequences:
- the rpoB gene encoding DNA-directed RNA polymerase subunit beta — MLNTLYSGNRLRVDFSKTPQQIEVPNLLQLQQSSYDNFLMLDAKDRKASGIEQVFQSVFPIHDTQNRLTVEYIDSEVTNPKYTVRECMERGLTYAVSLRMKTRLVLWDRDENTKEKLGVKDIKEQSIFVRDIPLMTERTSFIINGVERVVVNQLHRSPGVIFKEEESTTIGNKLIYTGQIIPDRGSWLYFEYDPKDILYMRINKRRKVPVTIMFRALGYSKQDILKLFYPIQTISIEDNKFTMDFNPSDFTSRLTYDLVDTDDKVLVLAGKRLSVKKAQKFIEDGLKSIQYPLEILVDRYLAEPIIDPETGEILFDTMTHIDETKLKKMAEIGISEFKIANDLADGVDGSIINAFNADADSLKLLKQTEEIEDENDLAAIRVYKVMRPGEPVTKEAAKIFVNQLFFDPERYDLTKVGRMKMNHKLGLNIPEYVTVLTHEDIINSVKYVIKVKNGQGHIDDRDHLGNRRIRSIGELLGNELHNGLIKMQKAIRDKLSTMSGPMAELMPHDLINSKMITSTIMEFFSGGQLSQFMDQTNPLSEVTHKRRLSALGEGGLVKERAGFEVRDVHPTHYGRICPVETPEGQNIGLINTLATYSKVNEHGFIEAPYKVMKDGKVTSEVVYLTATQEEGVKIAAASNKLDKDGQFIDKLITTRIDGEILLRPAAESQYADLSSHMVVGVAASLIPFLEHNDANRALMGSNMQRQAVPLLRPLSPMVGTGVEKLVARDSWECVKAKRSGVVEKVDGRHIYIMGDDDGEIYIDYYPLQKNLRTNQNTSFSQKPIVYVGQKIRKGQIIADGPNMDQGELALGVNAMVAFMPWNGYNFEDAIVISERLIRKDAFTSVHIYEKELEARELKHGVEEITRDIPNVRDDELVHLDESGIVKIGTQVKGGMILVGKVSPKGEVKPTPEERLLRAIFGEKAGHVINKSLYCPPSMEGVVVDIKIFTKKGYDKDPRALELEKEERDYLEREHYDRLLMIDKEEMLRVTKLLTREPLIADIKIGDTEYKAGDIINDKDLVEVNRFAMNAIVKSFSSEIQDEYNKTKNYFQKEKRLFRDEHEEKLNILEKDDILANGVVKYVKVYIATKRVLKVGDKMAGRHGNKGIVSIIVPEVDMPYMEDGRSVDVCLNPLGVPSRMNIGQILEMHLGMAGRQLGNQILAEFDAKQKGFIDNLRSKMIEIADVAGLMNAAKVIGDMSDEKFLHYARDWSKGVRFASPIFEGVDEQEFIKLFELAKMDSDGKTVLYNGMTGEKIKERVNVGYMYILKLHHLVDEKIHARSTGPYSLVTQQPVGGKALFGGQRFGEMEVWALEAYGASAVLKEMLTIKSDDVDGRVRAYKAITKGELIPASGIPETLFVLTKELQALALDVEIFDEVQDDE; from the coding sequence ATGTTAAACACTTTATACTCCGGAAACCGTCTTCGTGTAGATTTCTCTAAAACTCCTCAACAGATTGAAGTACCAAACTTACTACAACTTCAACAAAGTTCATATGATAACTTTTTGATGCTAGATGCAAAAGATAGAAAAGCTAGTGGTATAGAACAAGTATTTCAATCAGTTTTTCCTATTCACGATACTCAAAATAGACTTACTGTTGAGTATATTGATAGTGAAGTAACAAACCCTAAATATACGGTTCGTGAATGTATGGAACGCGGACTTACTTATGCAGTAAGCCTTAGAATGAAAACGCGTTTAGTGCTTTGGGATAGAGACGAAAACACTAAAGAAAAACTTGGTGTAAAAGATATTAAAGAGCAGAGTATATTTGTTCGTGACATTCCACTTATGACTGAGAGAACTTCGTTTATTATCAATGGCGTTGAGAGAGTTGTTGTAAACCAACTTCACCGCTCGCCTGGTGTTATTTTTAAAGAAGAAGAGTCAACTACAATAGGAAATAAACTAATCTACACTGGCCAAATTATTCCTGATCGTGGCTCATGGTTGTATTTTGAATACGATCCAAAAGATATTTTATACATGAGAATCAACAAACGCCGTAAAGTCCCTGTAACTATTATGTTTCGTGCATTAGGTTACTCAAAACAAGATATTTTAAAACTATTTTACCCTATACAGACTATTAGTATAGAAGATAATAAGTTTACAATGGATTTTAACCCAAGTGACTTTACTTCAAGGCTTACTTATGACTTAGTAGATACAGATGATAAAGTTCTTGTACTTGCTGGAAAGAGACTCTCAGTTAAAAAAGCACAAAAATTTATAGAAGATGGGCTAAAATCGATCCAATATCCATTAGAAATTTTAGTTGATCGCTATCTTGCCGAGCCTATTATTGACCCTGAGACTGGTGAGATTCTATTTGACACAATGACTCATATAGATGAGACTAAACTTAAAAAAATGGCTGAAATTGGCATAAGTGAATTTAAAATTGCTAATGATTTAGCTGATGGTGTTGATGGTTCAATTATCAATGCTTTTAATGCTGATGCAGACTCATTAAAGCTTCTAAAACAAACAGAAGAGATAGAAGATGAAAATGATTTAGCAGCTATTCGTGTTTACAAGGTTATGAGACCAGGTGAGCCAGTTACAAAAGAAGCAGCTAAAATCTTTGTAAATCAGCTATTTTTTGACCCTGAAAGATACGATTTAACTAAAGTTGGTCGTATGAAGATGAACCATAAACTAGGACTTAACATTCCTGAGTATGTGACAGTCTTAACTCATGAGGACATCATAAACTCTGTTAAGTATGTTATCAAAGTTAAAAATGGTCAAGGTCATATTGATGATAGAGATCACTTAGGTAATCGCCGTATTCGTTCAATCGGTGAGCTTTTAGGAAATGAACTTCATAATGGTCTTATCAAGATGCAAAAAGCAATTCGTGATAAACTCTCTACTATGAGTGGACCAATGGCTGAGTTAATGCCTCATGATTTAATCAACTCAAAAATGATTACTTCAACTATTATGGAGTTTTTCTCAGGCGGACAATTATCTCAGTTTATGGATCAGACAAATCCACTCTCAGAAGTTACTCATAAACGCCGTTTATCAGCACTTGGCGAGGGTGGTTTAGTAAAAGAGAGAGCCGGCTTTGAAGTGCGTGATGTACATCCAACTCACTATGGTAGAATCTGTCCAGTTGAGACTCCAGAGGGTCAAAACATCGGTCTTATAAATACTCTTGCAACTTACTCAAAAGTAAATGAGCATGGGTTTATTGAAGCTCCATATAAAGTGATGAAAGATGGCAAAGTAACATCCGAAGTTGTTTACTTAACTGCTACTCAAGAAGAGGGTGTAAAGATTGCAGCAGCATCTAATAAGCTTGATAAAGATGGTCAGTTTATAGATAAACTAATTACTACTAGAATAGATGGAGAGATACTTCTTCGCCCAGCAGCAGAGTCTCAATATGCAGACCTTTCATCTCATATGGTTGTAGGTGTTGCAGCTTCTCTTATTCCATTTTTAGAACACAATGATGCTAACCGTGCCCTAATGGGTTCAAACATGCAACGTCAAGCAGTTCCGCTTCTTCGTCCACTCTCTCCAATGGTTGGGACTGGTGTTGAAAAACTTGTGGCTCGTGATTCTTGGGAGTGTGTAAAAGCTAAAAGATCTGGTGTTGTAGAGAAGGTTGATGGAAGACATATCTATATAATGGGAGATGATGATGGAGAGATATATATAGATTACTATCCACTACAAAAAAATCTTCGCACAAACCAAAATACCTCTTTTTCTCAAAAGCCAATAGTTTATGTTGGACAAAAAATAAGAAAAGGACAGATTATAGCTGATGGTCCAAATATGGACCAAGGTGAGTTAGCACTTGGTGTTAATGCTATGGTGGCTTTTATGCCATGGAATGGATATAACTTTGAGGATGCTATCGTTATCTCTGAGAGATTAATCAGAAAAGATGCTTTTACATCTGTGCATATTTATGAAAAAGAGCTTGAAGCTAGAGAGTTAAAACATGGTGTTGAAGAGATTACTCGTGATATCCCAAATGTTAGAGATGATGAGCTTGTTCATCTTGATGAGTCTGGTATTGTTAAGATTGGTACTCAAGTAAAGGGCGGAATGATTTTAGTAGGTAAAGTCTCTCCAAAAGGTGAGGTTAAACCAACTCCAGAGGAGAGACTTCTTCGTGCTATCTTTGGCGAAAAAGCTGGGCATGTTATAAACAAATCACTCTACTGTCCTCCAAGTATGGAAGGTGTTGTAGTAGATATCAAAATCTTTACTAAAAAAGGTTACGATAAAGATCCTCGTGCATTAGAGCTTGAAAAAGAGGAGAGAGATTATCTGGAGCGTGAGCACTATGACCGTCTACTTATGATAGATAAAGAGGAGATGCTTCGTGTTACTAAACTCTTAACTAGAGAGCCATTAATCGCTGATATTAAGATTGGTGATACCGAGTACAAAGCTGGAGATATTATAAATGATAAAGACCTTGTAGAGGTTAATCGTTTTGCTATGAATGCTATTGTTAAGTCATTCTCTAGTGAGATTCAAGATGAGTACAATAAAACTAAAAACTACTTTCAAAAAGAGAAAAGACTTTTTCGTGATGAGCATGAAGAGAAGCTCAATATCTTAGAAAAAGATGATATTTTAGCTAATGGTGTTGTTAAGTATGTAAAAGTTTATATTGCAACTAAGAGAGTTTTAAAAGTTGGAGATAAGATGGCAGGGAGACATGGGAACAAAGGTATTGTATCTATTATAGTTCCTGAAGTTGATATGCCATATATGGAAGATGGAAGAAGTGTTGATGTTTGTCTCAATCCTCTTGGTGTTCCATCTCGTATGAATATTGGACAAATCTTAGAGATGCACCTTGGTATGGCGGGCCGCCAACTTGGTAACCAAATTTTAGCGGAGTTTGATGCTAAGCAGAAAGGTTTTATAGACAATCTGCGCTCTAAAATGATAGAAATTGCGGATGTTGCTGGTTTAATGAACGCAGCTAAAGTTATAGGCGATATGAGTGATGAGAAATTTTTACACTACGCTCGTGACTGGTCAAAAGGTGTAAGATTTGCAAGTCCTATATTTGAGGGTGTAGATGAGCAAGAGTTTATTAAACTTTTTGAGCTAGCAAAGATGGATAGTGATGGTAAAACAGTTTTATACAATGGTATGACAGGCGAAAAAATTAAAGAGCGTGTTAATGTTGGTTATATGTATATCTTAAAACTACATCACTTAGTTGATGAGAAAATCCATGCAAGATCAACTGGACCATACTCGCTTGTTACCCAACAGCCCGTTGGTGGTAAAGCACTATTTGGTGGGCAAAGATTTGGAGAGATGGAAGTTTGGGCACTTGAGGCTTATGGAGCTTCAGCAGTTCTAAAAGAGATGCTAACTATCAAATCAGATGATGTTGATGGTCGCGTGCGTGCTTATAAAGCTATAACAAAAGGTGAACTGATTCCAGCTTCTGGAATTCCAGAGACACTATTTGTATTGACAAAAGAGCTTCAAGCGTTGGCTCTTGATGTAGAGATTTTTGACGAGGTACAAGACGATGAGTAA
- the rplL gene encoding 50S ribosomal protein L7/L12 — translation MAVTKEDVLEFISGLSVLELSELVKEFEEKFGVSAQPVAMAGGAAAGAEAAEEKTEFDVVLTDAGAKKIGVIKAVRTLTGLGLKEAKDACEALPSTIKEGVDKDAAEEAKKALEEAGATVEVK, via the coding sequence ATGGCTGTAACTAAAGAAGACGTATTAGAATTTATTTCAGGACTTTCTGTATTAGAACTTTCTGAATTAGTAAAAGAGTTTGAAGAAAAATTTGGTGTATCTGCACAACCAGTAGCAATGGCTGGTGGCGCTGCTGCTGGCGCTGAAGCTGCTGAAGAAAAAACTGAGTTTGATGTTGTTTTAACTGATGCTGGTGCTAAGAAAATTGGCGTTATTAAAGCAGTTCGTACACTTACTGGTCTTGGCTTAAAAGAAGCAAAAGATGCATGTGAAGCTCTACCATCTACAATCAAAGAGGGTGTAGATAAAGATGCAGCAGAAGAAGCTAAGAAAGCACTTGAAGAAGCTGGCGCAACTGTAGAAGTTAAATAA
- the rplJ gene encoding 50S ribosomal protein L10 translates to MTKTQKAEIIEVLSTEFKDAQSVIFCDYKGLSVPELESLRIAARAKEAKVQVVKNTLATIALKNAQLSGVELKDTNILVWGADSVATSKVVSDFAKKNDKFIIKSAYVDREVSDAARVEAFAKLPGREELLGMLAATWMAPLTNLGFGLNALKEKKEQEAA, encoded by the coding sequence ATGACAAAAACACAAAAAGCTGAAATTATTGAAGTTCTTTCTACTGAGTTTAAAGACGCGCAATCTGTAATCTTTTGTGATTACAAAGGTTTGAGCGTTCCTGAGTTAGAAAGTTTAAGAATAGCTGCTCGTGCTAAAGAAGCAAAAGTACAAGTTGTTAAAAATACTTTAGCAACCATTGCGCTTAAAAATGCCCAGTTGAGTGGTGTTGAGTTAAAAGATACAAATATTTTAGTTTGGGGCGCGGATTCTGTTGCTACTTCTAAAGTAGTTAGCGATTTTGCAAAGAAGAATGATAAGTTTATTATCAAGTCTGCTTATGTTGATCGTGAGGTTTCAGATGCTGCTAGAGTTGAAGCATTTGCTAAACTTCCAGGACGTGAAGAACTTCTAGGTATGCTTGCTGCTACTTGGATGGCTCCACTTACAAATCTTGGATTTGGTCTTAACGCTCTTAAAGAGAAAAAAGAACAAGAAGCGGCTTAG
- the rplA gene encoding 50S ribosomal protein L1 produces the protein MSKRYKQLLEKVDNTKSYSVVEAATMLKELKSAKFDETVEVALNLNVDPRHADQMIRGAIVLPHGTGKTVRVAVFAKGAKADEAKAAGADIVGTDELVAQIKEGIFNFDVVVAAPDCMGLVGQIGRILGPKGLMPNPKTGTVTPDVATAVKNVKGGQVNFRVDKKGNVHAGIGKASFEATQISENLSSFVSAINKQKPASAKGRYIKNAALSLTMSPALKLDVMELLDIK, from the coding sequence ATGAGTAAAAGATATAAACAATTATTAGAAAAAGTTGATAATACAAAATCATATAGTGTAGTAGAAGCTGCTACTATGCTTAAAGAGCTTAAAAGTGCGAAGTTTGATGAGACTGTAGAGGTTGCACTAAACTTAAATGTAGATCCAAGACACGCAGATCAGATGATTCGTGGTGCTATTGTACTTCCACACGGAACTGGTAAGACTGTTCGTGTTGCTGTTTTTGCTAAGGGTGCTAAGGCTGATGAAGCTAAGGCTGCTGGAGCTGATATTGTAGGTACTGATGAGTTAGTAGCACAAATCAAAGAGGGAATCTTTAACTTTGATGTAGTTGTAGCTGCACCAGACTGTATGGGACTTGTTGGTCAAATTGGTCGTATTTTAGGACCAAAAGGTCTTATGCCTAACCCAAAAACAGGTACTGTAACTCCAGATGTTGCAACTGCTGTTAAGAATGTTAAGGGTGGACAAGTTAACTTTAGAGTAGATAAAAAAGGTAATGTCCATGCAGGAATTGGTAAAGCTAGCTTTGAAGCTACTCAAATCTCTGAAAACTTAAGCTCCTTTGTTTCAGCAATAAATAAACAAAAACCAGCATCTGCAAAGGGTCGTTACATCAAAAATGCAGCACTTAGTCTAACTATGAGCCCAGCTTTAAAACTTGATGTTATGGAACTTTTAGATATAAAATAA
- the rplK gene encoding 50S ribosomal protein L11, with product MAKKVMDYIKLHIEAGKANPAPPVGPALGQRGVNIMEFTKAFNEKTKDKMGFKVPVIITVYTDRSFTFVTKQPPAGALLMKAAGLKKGSDNPLKNKVGKITRAQLMEIVDTKIEDLNTDDKEMAASTIAGSARSIGIEIVD from the coding sequence ATGGCAAAAAAAGTTATGGATTATATCAAGCTACATATTGAAGCTGGTAAGGCAAACCCTGCACCTCCAGTGGGACCTGCACTAGGGCAACGTGGTGTTAATATCATGGAATTTACTAAAGCATTCAATGAAAAAACAAAAGATAAGATGGGATTTAAAGTTCCTGTTATCATTACTGTTTATACAGATAGAAGCTTTACATTTGTCACTAAGCAACCACCTGCTGGAGCACTTCTTATGAAAGCTGCTGGACTTAAAAAAGGTAGTGATAACCCTCTTAAAAATAAAGTAGGAAAAATCACTCGTGCACAACTTATGGAGATAGTTGATACTAAGATTGAGGATTTAAATACTGATGATAAAGAGATGGCTGCAAGTACTATTGCTGGCTCAGCTCGTTCAATCGGTATAGAGATTGTTGACTAA
- the nusG gene encoding transcription termination/antitermination protein NusG: MAHKWYSIQTYGSERAVRDAIFNMIEEMGLQDHISEVIVPTEDVIEVKDGKKKITERSLYSGYVFANIDLNTEIQHLITALPKVSGFIGEANIPTPLSEQDINVILDRVNNRAAPKPKVYFDNGETVRIIDGPFANFTATVDEYDLEHGTLKLNVSIFGRSTPVDISYTQVEKII; this comes from the coding sequence ATGGCACATAAATGGTACTCAATCCAAACATATGGTAGCGAGAGAGCTGTTCGTGACGCTATCTTTAACATGATTGAAGAGATGGGTCTACAAGATCATATCTCAGAAGTGATTGTTCCTACTGAGGATGTTATAGAAGTAAAAGATGGTAAAAAGAAGATAACTGAGCGCTCTTTATATTCAGGGTATGTTTTTGCAAATATAGATTTAAATACAGAAATTCAGCATTTAATCACTGCTCTACCAAAAGTATCTGGGTTTATTGGTGAAGCGAATATACCAACACCACTAAGCGAACAAGATATTAATGTTATTTTAGACCGTGTAAACAACCGTGCAGCGCCTAAACCAAAAGTATATTTTGATAATGGTGAAACTGTTCGCATCATAGATGGACCATTTGCAAACTTTACGGCAACAGTTGATGAGTATGACTTAGAACATGGTACTTTAAAACTGAATGTCTCAATATTTGGAAGATCTACACCAGTTGATATCTCTTACACTCAGGTTGAGAAGATTATCTAA
- the secE gene encoding preprotein translocase subunit SecE: MKLGTHIRNARSELTKVIFPTKGQVKQAYISVLIVVTVIAAFLALVDLVMSSVMSALLG, from the coding sequence ATGAAATTAGGTACACATATAAGAAACGCAAGATCAGAACTGACTAAGGTAATCTTTCCAACTAAAGGTCAGGTTAAGCAAGCTTACATATCTGTTTTAATAGTTGTAACTGTAATAGCAGCTTTTTTAGCTTTAGTTGACTTGGTAATGTCTTCTGTTATGTCAGCACTTTTAGGTTAA
- the rpmG gene encoding 50S ribosomal protein L33: protein MREAIHLGCEKCTRRNYHTTRNKKTQTEKFSVKKYCKFCKEHTIHKEMKL from the coding sequence ATGAGAGAAGCAATTCATTTAGGTTGTGAGAAGTGTACTCGTCGTAACTACCACACAACAAGAAATAAAAAAACTCAAACTGAAAAATTTTCAGTAAAAAAATATTGTAAGTTTTGCAAAGAACATACAATACACAAAGAGATGAAACTGTAA
- the tuf gene encoding elongation factor Tu, with translation MAKEKFERNKPHVNIGTIGHVDHGKTTLTAAITAVLAVSNGAKLMDYDAIDNAPEERERGITIATSHVEYETDNRHYAHVDCPGHADYVKNMITGAAQMDGAILVVSAADGPMPQTREHILLSKQVGVPYIVVFMNKEDMVDDEELLELVEMEIRELLDMYDFPGDDTPIVAGSALKALEEAKSGTLGEWSEKIQKLMAEVDAYIPEPTRETDKDFLMPVEDVFSISGRGTVVTGRIERGTVKIGEEVEIVGIKDTQKTTVTGVEMFRKEMEQGEAGDNCGILIRGIGKDDVERGQVLCKPGTITPHTKFTAEIYVLSKDEGGRHTPFFNGYRPQFYVRTTDVTGAITLPEGTEMVMPGDNVSITAELIHPIAMEKGTKFAIREGGRTVGAGVVAEILA, from the coding sequence ATGGCAAAAGAAAAGTTTGAGCGTAATAAACCGCATGTAAACATTGGAACTATTGGTCACGTTGATCATGGTAAAACAACATTGACAGCAGCTATTACTGCAGTACTAGCAGTATCAAATGGTGCTAAACTAATGGATTATGATGCAATTGATAATGCACCAGAAGAAAGAGAGCGTGGTATTACAATCGCTACTTCACACGTTGAGTATGAGACTGATAATCGTCACTATGCACACGTTGACTGTCCAGGTCACGCGGATTATGTTAAGAATATGATTACAGGTGCTGCTCAAATGGATGGTGCTATCTTAGTTGTCTCAGCTGCTGATGGACCAATGCCACAAACACGTGAGCACATCCTTCTTTCTAAGCAAGTTGGTGTTCCATATATTGTTGTTTTCATGAACAAAGAAGATATGGTTGATGATGAAGAGCTACTAGAGTTGGTTGAGATGGAGATTCGTGAACTTTTAGATATGTATGACTTCCCAGGTGACGATACTCCAATCGTAGCTGGTTCAGCTTTAAAAGCTCTAGAAGAAGCAAAATCTGGTACTTTAGGTGAATGGTCTGAAAAAATCCAAAAGCTAATGGCTGAGGTAGATGCATATATCCCTGAACCAACTCGTGAAACTGACAAAGATTTCTTGATGCCAGTCGAAGATGTTTTCTCAATTTCTGGTCGTGGTACAGTTGTTACTGGTCGTATCGAGCGTGGTACAGTTAAGATTGGTGAAGAAGTAGAGATTGTAGGTATTAAAGATACTCAAAAAACTACTGTTACTGGTGTTGAGATGTTCCGTAAAGAGATGGAGCAAGGTGAAGCTGGTGATAACTGCGGTATCTTAATTCGTGGTATTGGTAAAGATGATGTTGAGCGTGGTCAAGTACTTTGTAAGCCAGGTACAATCACACCTCACACTAAGTTTACGGCTGAGATCTATGTACTAAGTAAAGATGAGGGTGGTCGTCATACTCCATTCTTTAATGGTTACCGTCCACAATTTTACGTTCGTACAACAGACGTTACAGGTGCAATCACTTTACCAGAAGGTACTGAGATGGTTATGCCAGGTGATAACGTAAGCATTACTGCTGAGTTAATTCACCCAATTGCAATGGAAAAAGGTACTAAATTCGCTATCCGTGAAGGTGGTAGAACAGTTGGTGCTGGTGTTGTTGCAGAGATTCTTGCGTAA
- a CDS encoding HD domain-containing phosphohydrolase: MKKIQRSLGANEILQMIFTYMTEVSSLREHDDIIFVLANMGKALTNADRCTVWVVDGEEIWTKVAHGMDPIRLPINSGIVGHSITTGEKIIIDDVYKDERFNPDIDKKTLYRTRSMMVIPMFDNDDEIIGAFQVINHLGEDGIFDKRDMERLMLASTYAAETLVAASLSKEIEETQKEVVFTMGAIGESRSKETGNHVKRVAAYSKILALAYGMDESEAELLKQASPMHDIGKIAIPDTILNKPGRFNDEERAIMDTHAELGYAMIKDSKRPLLKAASIVAYEHHEKYNGQGYPRKTKGEEIHIYGRITALADVFDALGSDRVYKKAWDDERIFKLLKEERGEHFDPVLIDLFFENLDEILAVRQKYKDIYQEIAPKERDAQEIQILGAYGTKAKGFGTSSFLLNKYNVIDAGNILATLNEESIHLETIWVTHSHLDHISDIAFVLDNFFSLRSKTLTIKALPATIKALKKHFFNDLIWPDFSKINLVNSKLKALTYEEIEIGVEYSLNESDSIRAFNTDHTVPSCGYIFTRDKDSVLITADTYSLENVVEIIESQKNINAIVIECSFPSSMPKLAKESKHLTPTLLFEGIDKINREDIKLYINHIKPSYIDEIVREIKEYRGKMTPTILKDEDFINFSKKLLT, from the coding sequence ATGAAAAAAATTCAACGAAGTTTAGGTGCAAACGAAATTCTTCAAATGATTTTTACATATATGACAGAAGTTTCATCTCTAAGAGAGCACGATGATATCATTTTTGTTCTAGCAAATATGGGTAAAGCCCTTACTAATGCTGATAGATGTACGGTCTGGGTAGTTGACGGCGAAGAGATATGGACAAAAGTAGCACACGGGATGGACCCTATAAGACTTCCAATAAACTCTGGAATAGTTGGACACTCTATTACAACTGGAGAAAAAATCATTATAGATGATGTTTATAAAGATGAGAGATTTAATCCTGATATAGATAAAAAAACTCTTTATAGAACAAGAAGTATGATGGTTATCCCTATGTTTGATAATGATGATGAAATCATAGGAGCTTTTCAAGTTATAAATCACTTAGGAGAAGATGGCATTTTCGATAAAAGAGATATGGAGCGTCTGATGCTTGCAAGTACCTATGCTGCTGAGACACTTGTAGCTGCTAGTCTCTCAAAAGAGATAGAAGAGACTCAAAAAGAAGTTGTCTTTACGATGGGAGCAATTGGTGAGAGCAGAAGTAAAGAGACAGGAAACCATGTAAAAAGAGTGGCCGCATATTCAAAAATATTAGCTCTTGCATATGGAATGGATGAGAGCGAGGCTGAACTCTTAAAACAAGCTAGTCCTATGCACGATATTGGAAAAATAGCTATACCCGATACGATTCTTAACAAACCCGGGCGCTTTAATGATGAAGAACGCGCTATTATGGATACTCATGCAGAACTAGGGTATGCGATGATAAAAGACTCAAAAAGACCACTTCTAAAAGCCGCATCTATAGTTGCATATGAGCATCATGAAAAATATAATGGACAAGGATATCCTAGAAAAACAAAGGGCGAAGAGATTCATATATATGGACGTATAACAGCGTTAGCTGATGTTTTTGATGCACTTGGAAGTGATAGAGTCTATAAAAAAGCTTGGGATGATGAAAGAATCTTTAAACTACTCAAAGAGGAGAGGGGTGAGCACTTTGATCCTGTGCTAATTGATCTGTTTTTTGAAAATTTAGATGAGATATTGGCAGTTAGACAAAAGTATAAAGATATATATCAAGAGATCGCGCCCAAAGAGAGGGATGCACAAGAGATACAGATACTAGGAGCTTATGGAACAAAAGCAAAAGGTTTTGGCACAAGCTCATTTTTGCTTAACAAATATAATGTTATAGATGCAGGAAATATATTAGCTACGCTTAATGAGGAGAGCATACATTTAGAGACAATCTGGGTTACTCACTCTCATCTGGACCATATAAGCGATATAGCCTTTGTATTAGACAATTTCTTTTCACTAAGAAGTAAGACTCTTACTATAAAAGCACTTCCAGCAACTATAAAAGCACTAAAAAAACACTTCTTTAATGACCTTATCTGGCCAGATTTTTCAAAAATCAACCTAGTAAATTCAAAACTTAAAGCTTTAACTTATGAAGAGATAGAGATAGGAGTTGAATATAGCCTTAATGAAAGTGATTCCATAAGAGCATTTAATACAGACCATACAGTACCTAGTTGTGGATATATCTTTACAAGAGATAAAGACTCAGTGCTAATAACAGCAGATACCTATTCGCTTGAAAATGTTGTAGAGATAATAGAGAGCCAAAAAAATATAAATGCGATAGTTATAGAGTGCTCATTTCCATCAAGCATGCCAAAACTTGCAAAAGAGAGTAAGCACTTAACTCCAACACTACTTTTTGAGGGTATAGATAAGATAAACAGAGAAGATATTAAACTATACATAAATCATATTAAGCCTAGTTACATAGATGAAATAGTCAGAGAAATCAAAGAGTATAGGGGAAAAATGACACCAACAATACTAAAAGATGAAGATTTTATAAATTTCTCTAAAAAACTCTTGACATAG